The following DNA comes from Lujinxingia vulgaris.
ACCGGGGGTGGGGCCTTCGACGGCCTTAAAGTCGATGCGGCCCTTATAATGCGCCTCGCTGGAAACGGTAATAATGCGGGCCTCGTCGGCTTCTTTGATGCGGTCGAGGAGGAGGTTTGTCAGCAAAAAATGGCCCAGGTGGTTGACGCCAAAGTGGATCTCAAAGCCGTCTTTGGTCTGGCCGCGGGCGCCGCCCAGACCGGCGTTGTTGATGAGGAGATCAATGGGCTTGCCGGTGGCCAGAATCTCGGCGGCGGCGTTTCGCACCGACTCCAGCGAGCCCAGGTCCAGGGCCACAAAACTCACTTTATCCGCACCGAAACGCTCGGCGATCTCGTCGAGCACCGGCCGGGTGCGCTCTAAGTTGCGGGCGGCGATGGTGACGTGGGCGCCGGCTTCGGCGAGCCCGATGGCGGTGTGGCGGCCGATGCCGGTGTTGGCGCCGGTGATTACGGCGTATTTGCCTTCGAGGTGTGCCATCGTCATCGCTCCCTGTGCGTTTTCGTGCACTCTTCGGGTGAATTTCGGTCGTTGAGGGGCGCTTACGGTCGCATGCGTGGTGGCGAGTGCGCAACGCGCAGCGCCGTGCGCTCGCCATGATGAGCCGGGTGTTGGGGGGCGGAGTACGATCTGAGGAGGGTGGAGCACCAGGAGAAGGCCCAGCAGTTTATAAACACGAACGGCATTTGAGCGCCTAATACGTTATGGCCGGGCGTTCGAATCCTGTCATTGCGCTCACGTGTCCCGTGACCTCACGAAGCATCGCACATCATTCTCGAATTGAGGCACGGTCTTGCCGAGGCCTGCGAGTAGCGCGTCGAGTGTTATGGGGGGACGCTTGAGCGCTGCAGCCTGGCGTTCAAGAAGCGTGACGATGTTTTCGGGGGCAAGGTCAAAGAGGTCGACAAGAAAGTCGTCGGGGCTCTGAGCTTCAATGCCCTCGGGCATCGGGCTAAAGTCTTTTAAATTGCTGGTGACGATGATCTGGGCGCCGACTTTGACGGCGGCTGCCGCGACGTGGCGGTCTTTGTCGTCGTTGGGCATCGA
Coding sequences within:
- a CDS encoding PIN domain-containing protein; this translates as MVTAPFRVVLDANVLFPFSIRDTLLRAAAIGMYQVHWSDEILDEATRNLIASGRMNDDQAAHLMAAMRNAFPEALVRGHETLISSMPNDDKDRHVAAAAVKVGAQIIVTSNLKDFSPMPEGIEAQSPDDFLVDLFDLAPENIVTLLERQAAALKRPPITLDALLAGLGKTVPQFENDVRCFVRSRDT
- a CDS encoding SDR family oxidoreductase, with translation MAHLEGKYAVITGANTGIGRHTAIGLAEAGAHVTIAARNLERTRPVLDEIAERFGADKVSFVALDLGSLESVRNAAAEILATGKPIDLLINNAGLGGARGQTKDGFEIHFGVNHLGHFLLTNLLLDRIKEADEARIITVSSEAHYKGRIDFKAVEGPTPGRTGLPEYANSKLANVLFSAELARRLKGTNIKTYALHPGVVATDIWRRVPGLFRPLIKMFMITPEQGAQTTLHCALSAEAGETTGLYWDKSKVKTPSRLARDEELARELWERSEAWVR